Within the Glycine max cultivar Williams 82 chromosome 12, Glycine_max_v4.0, whole genome shotgun sequence genome, the region atatatccAAACAGCCAAAGAGTAGACTCAATGAATTTTCTTACCTTTCTCTTCCATCTTTTCAAAAGCTGAAAGAGCACTACTTGTATTGACATTTCCCAGCATCTCACTCACCTTGGTTGCAGTCCTGAAGGAGCATCAACCAACAACCATTACTAAAAGAGCCAGAGAATATAGACTGTAACAAGGCGGAAGTCAATGaataaaagatttcaaagacaAACTTTGCTGATTGAGCTCTTGCTTTGAGAGTATCCTTCTTCGACCTTGCCTCCTGTATCTTACTCTCCAAAAGCTAGAAATAAACAATTTATAGCTCATAATTGTGATAAATAAATGgtacttataataaaaaaaaaatgctaaagaaTATACACCAAGAATATAACATTATCAAGAGTCAAAACTAATCCAAAATGCTAAGCTTCATTGATCTTTGATTTAGGCTTTCTTGACACTTGTGACTCCTATGCTGTGATGTCACTACATTACAATCCAGTGTTTTGACAAACTGGGAAAAAACAAGATTTAGCTTACCCTTGTATTAGAGACAAGATTCTCAACAACAGTCTTTTGTTGATCAAGTTGAGCCTTCAAAGAACTGGCATTATCCTGCAACATATTAAAAGCATAGAATGAGCTTCCATTATGTGATATCCATGATAAGTCACTATTTTGAAGATGCACTTTCCTGAATCATAGAATAAAAGGTCAAATCAAACTTCGGCAAactccaaattttttaatctacaACACTGTCATCAGCATTCACATTCTCATCAATCTGACATGAGTTGAAATGTACATATGAAAGCACTTTAAAGAGTCAACTATTGTGTAGTCTGTCGTGTCGTCATCCAAAGATTCTAACAACTTCAGCTAATTAAAACACATTATAACCCATCACAATCTGAATAGTTAATCCAACTCATAGACCTATAGATTTGGTTATGAGGTTAAATAACTTCAGAACACAGGGTACAGTTCCAATCAAGCTTTTAACATGCTTCTAGGAATGGAAATATAACAATTGCAAGCATCAAATGCTTCAATACTATCAAGCAATGAGAGGAGGACAAGTTGCCAAAACATTTAACAACCAtgtgaaagggaaaaaaaatcaacaacttCATTTGACTCATTTACACTCCACAAATTAGCAGCCCTTTTTAAAACCTAACATagaaattcaaaacaaatattAGCACAAAATCATTCAACAAAATGAGAATGTACCGCATAAGATTTACGCCTCTTAAGTGCTTCACGAGCAAGATCTTCTTCACCTTTCTGAAGAGCAAGTTGTGCTTTCCGGTACCTACATCAGATGAAAAGCACAAAGGCATATTTATATACCATAAATCATTAGCAAATAAAGACAATAACTCTTTCATACATTACCACTCTTCAGAAGCTTGTTGTGCAGCTTTGTATTTATTTTCCAATCGCTTTTGAGATGCCAATACctcaagaaagaaacaaaaaagttcaataaaaataaaattgaacaagAGATAGCATTAATAGAGGAAACTACGAATCTTCTTTGGAGTCAGTTTATATAGCTAAATAGTTCGTGTACAATCATAAAAACTCAAACAAGCAAaacaattataacaataaataatgaaCGAAAGAACAAAACAAACCAACAtacgataatttttttatttattataaaaaaaaatccaaaaacaaaagagataaaaaaaaattgcaactaACTTGTGCAGTAGCTTGACGCATTTTGGTCAAGTCGTCGTTCATTTCAAGCACAGCTTGCTCCAATATTTTCTCCGGATCTTCAAACGAACTTAAGACAGCGTTTGCGTACGACTGCATTACTAAGATGACAAAATCTAACCATAACGACAACGACAATGAGAATATTAAAGCTAAATGACTGTCGTTTAAGTGCTTTTTTTTTCACCTTCACAACTCTGGCGAACCTGTCAAAGAGGTTCATGCGAGCACCGAGAGCACCTCCGCCACGCGTAGGCTTCACAATCCTCATCACTCTAAGTTTCAGAACTTCCACTGCAACGATTAGAAGTTGAAAACAAGGTTAATTAAGTTAATCACATGCTAAAACAGCGTCTAAGAAAAAGTAATGAAAAATAACGATTGTGAGTAGCGGAAAGAGAGTGAGAATAGTATAATACCTCGCGCGGTGCCGAAGAAGGAGGTAGTGAGAGGCTTCTTGAGTACGCAGAgagtggaggaagaagaagattgaAATGGCGCGGGGGGCAATCCCGTAAATATTTGAAGTTTCGCCGCCATTTTTGTGATCGACGAACGACAAGGTTGGCTGTTGCAGATAGAGTTGAAGATATTGCGATTTTGGGAGCACTCCTCGATGCCAGCACCTTCCATTTTGGAATGGGCCGAAACCAAGGTTTATTCTAGGAGATTTTCTTTCTGCACTCACCGTTTTTTTTCAATACATCCAGTAGTGAGagggaaaaaccaaaaatatccTTACATAATCCACAATCCGTATGGAGCTTACGGATTGATAATCCATATGCCTATGCAAGTCTCGAATCTGTAATTTTTGTGTTATTAACATGAAGCTCTAACCAGCTCAGCTAATATgccaattatattaaaaaataatcagtgtcgttatatataacactaaaatttctaatttatatttaatattcatataagtttacataataaattttgtaacaattaattttgatctaataatatattttttacatatataaatttttattaaacttatgatttttatttaaaatttttatatgtaaaaaatattattagatcaaaattattattaaattttttacattattagatcataattaattgttacaaaatttattatgtaaacttatatgtgtattaaatatacattaaaaaattttagtattatatatagtgacgttaattattttttaacataattaatctATTAGCTTAGTTAGTTAAAGCATTGTGTTAATAACGTGAAAGTCACATATTCAATACTTGTATGGggcattaattttaaattatttcataaaacaTATACATGTTCGATACTTGCATGGGAGTAAAAGGGTGTCACAAATTGTCAATCTATAGactatatgaagaaaaaaaaacaaagaagaagaagtaaaaaagaataaagttaaaaaattttaaaatatgttagatgtaaaagaaattcaaattgtgcAGAAATAATAACCGTTATTCTAGAAGTTCACGAATTGGGCCTGTCTCCTGGATCGGCCCATTTTTGCACGTCGAGTCCATGCACTCTGCTCTATACGTTCGGAATCATTAGTATTGTTTTTCGACCAGAAAAGgaacaactaaaattttatgaattaaattgatttgattagtAACTAAATCgttttttgtagttttttttaattcttaattatgaGTTGACTTATTTTAGCTTTTACTTTTGATAAATCGCTTctgaactattttttaaaaattggttcTTAAATTTGGTTTAAAAACCGAACCATATAAACCTTTCGGTTtggattttcttaaataaagcATTTTTTACATACTCCTATTTGATAGTttgaattgataatttttatcttGAAAAGTATAACCTTACCATATTCAAATAAGATTTttcattcattaaaaatattgacaatctcataaaaaaattcttcagaaattaagaaattacacaattttgtcagaaatttattactatttattaaaatttatcaaaaactataaaattaagagtaaatcacattaaacaataaatatgatccataaaattttataatttttaataaatttgagttaagtatattattataaaaaacacattaaaaaatgaCTACATAACAAATGCAAAATTAAGTTAGGTGCATGCATATTCAGTGCAACCTATTTCATTTCTATCTGCCACGTGGTAGGTACAAACACTTGCTCCAGCTCCAAGCCATGTTTGAGAAGATTCAGTTTATCCATTTTGCGGACATCATCGCATGACATCCTTGGATATGCCTACCATGGCCTCCTCTCTGCTTCTCCCACTTGGTAATCCCATTCACTTCTCTTCCTCAAATTTGCATTTTTCTGTTTTGCTCACTATCTCAACAATGCATAATTCTCTTCTATCCCATCAACAAGTTATAGCCTTTTATAGCATGATGACAtgtactttaaaaataaaattgctttgtataaagaaaataaaaaaaaaaatatgttctgttgatatatatattgttaatagCAAGCACTAAGCAGTAGACATTCATAGAATGTGAATTCAGTTCAGTTTCTGCACAGTGTTGTTGGCCCAAGTTCCCTTCTTCAACTGCCACAATTGTTTTCTAAACTTAGTTTACATTTTGGTAGGTTCTACTTGTGGTAGAAGTCCCTCTTTTACTCCTCAAAGCATTTTGGTGGATAAACTTCGAAGATTAGTTGTTAAAGTCAAGTCCTCAGAGACAAGGGAATGCACCACTGCTATGTTTAATGCCAATTCACGTAGAGACTTTCTTGGGTTGGCTTTAGGAGTCTCGGGTGGTCTCTTTATGGGTTCATTGGATGCAAATGGAGCTGGTTTGCCCCCAGAAGAAAAGCCTAAACTGTGTGATGACACTTGTGAGAAAGAGCTTGAAAATGTATGGTGAGATTACATAGTCCCCTTCTTTgccttattatatattttttctccatttattttaaatattgccGGTACTGATTGCTGTATGTTGCTCAGAATGCATTCACAATCATGAGGTTGCATCACTTTCTGTAAGGTGAATCGTGTCTGAAATCTTGGggacttgaaagttgaaacatcatttatataaatattgcaGAAGATATGATAATTTCCTAAAAAGTGGTTAGAGATTTGATAAACCCCCACTGATAAGGTTCTCAACAAATTGTTGTTAGTCTTAAAGAGACACCAAGGCTCACCGTGTGCTGTCCCTTCATTTCAAGTTTTGTGACCCAAAAATCTCTGGCAGCTAAGCTTTATTGACTAGCtgaaatttaagaattaatatttttgcagTGTCTAATCTACCCCCACATTGTTTCTAGTAAATAGAATCTGACTTTATAAGAGGAATGTGCAGAGATTCCTATAGTTCTACATATGATACTATATGATGTTCAATTGTGCGCCACGCAATGAAGAATCTGTTATTGTTAGAAATAGTTAACTGATATGAAGGCATTTGAATTCAAAGGGACACACTTTTAGGAACCTTTGACCGTCAATAAATGATTAGGCCAGTGGGTTTTACTATACTAACACTTTAATATCCATAGTTAATGACTGATGCTGTCTTTGAATATTTTATGCAATGCAGGTGCCTACGGTAACTACTGGATCAGGTTTGCAATACAAGGATATTAAAGTTGGGCAAGGTCCTAGTCCACCAATCGGATTTCAGGTGTGTAAAGTCTTCTGACTTGTTCAGGTTCTCAAGTATGCTTGTCTCAACCTTTCAAAATGGCAGCCAATTCCAAATTTGAACTAGATCAATGCCTAACTACTTAGGTCGTGTCTTGGGAACAAGTGAATATGTGTTTTCTTGGGAAATGGGctgattatatatttatttttaccttCTAGGTAgaaaatactctacaaatatTGGTGATGGCATTACCTTATATGGGTTTGCCATCTACTAAGTTCTTCAACATAACATTAACATATGCTTCTGCTGATTCACTTTGCCCTTCTTTGCTTCCTTTTTCATCAAAATTAACCTTTAGGGCACTGCATAACTTTCTCAAGCAATTGAATCACTGTAGGCATAATGgcatatttgaaaataataaataaaaaaatcatatgtgaGGCAGCAGCTGCATTTATTCCACAACTGAGCCAAACTTCTTCACAATGGCATGCTTTTTTGTCTAGGCATGGCCCCTCTACCACCTCCACTCTGAACTAGCTCAAGTTTGTAATATCTGTAAAAATGAAAGTATCTTCATTTTTTCACCCTTGAATAAACTTAAGAGTAGTGACCTTTGTCTGGAGTAGAGTTAAGTCCTCTGTCAGCAAGTGATATTGATCTCAATATGGCAAGACTGACTTGACTTCCATGTGCCTCTCTGACAACTCTAATAATACCTGATGAAATGTAATTACAGGTGGCTGCTAATTACGTTGCAATGGTTCCCTCTGGACAAATATTTGATAGGTATTACAAATTTCTATGAATCTTTCTTCAGTCATTGAATGGCTAGATGATGTGGAATGATGTTTGTTGTTGTCTACACGAGAAGTTTTATGTTACTATACAGAATTGTACAGCCATGCCTAATCATATGTTGGACATCTAAATGTGTTATTAAGAGAAACGTCAATCAGCCATATTTTGCAAGCTTGTGCATtccttttttcagttttttgtcACCttccaatttttgttttgaagatcTTCACTTTGAAACCTGATAACAATTATATGTGTACTATCATGTATGCACTTTgctgaaaataaatttgaagcCTGTGAAGATGACATAAACAAAGGTGCATTATGTATTgctcttttccccccttttcaATTTTACAGTTCACTGGAGAAAGGTCAGCCTTACATTTTTCGTGTTGGTTCTGGTCAGGTAAACTCTGGATGTTGCTTTTAATGTTATCAAGCTTAAGAATTTCACCTTCATTATTGTAGTTAGTGTTCAAACTTGAAAAACAATAGTTTTGGGGCCAAATTGTTTGATAATCATTTTGAAGATTAACTGATATTCAACCCAATGAGTAACAGGTGATACAAGGACTTGATGAAGGTATTCTGAGCATGAAAGTAGGGGGGAAGCGTCGACTGTACATACCCGGATCAGTAAGCTTCTTTCTTGACAGTTGATGCTAGATCCCCATCTGTAAAGCCTGTAACATCTCCCAACGTAGCAACACATTCAAAATCTGAAACTGATATTTGTGTTTTTCCTTGTGAAGCATAGTACAACTTTTTCAATATTAGGCTTCCATATTCCAAGTTTAAATGTGCATTGACAATCTATAACAATCACTCAGTGCTCTGATAATTTTCTTTACTAATTGAAAATGGCAATTCTTCTTTTCTAATTTGTTGGCtatatatcttttcttttgctttttaatttgGCAGCTGGCATTCCCAAAAGGCCTTACTTCTGCTCCTGGAAGACCAAGGGTGGCTCCAAGCAGTCCAGTCATATTTGACGTTAGTTTGGAATATATACCGGGGCTTGAAGTGGATGAGGAGTAAAATAAGGCTGTCCTTTGTACGTGATCAGTCTTGATTTTTATGTCCCTATCACCATCACCTTTCTATACAATCGATAATTCTTTTTGAGAAATTTGCATAAAATCTCATAGCAATGTTGAGTAACATTATTCTGACTTCTGAGttcaaatattacaaaaattttcCACATGTTTCTACTTAAAGGGCTAGTAAACATCTTATTGATAGTTTATCTATGAAGCAAGAACTTTAACATGACTAATCTCTAAAATTTAGGACACGGGAACATCATATATACACACAAACATAAAGACTCTCATGAAATGAAATgtataacataacaaaatatttaaaatgatgaTACATTCATCTTTTAAAACCATCTTCCTATGTTTTTTCAAGTGTATCAATTATATAAACATGATAACTTAAGTGTTTaagccaataaaaataatttttattattttaaacaccTAATAAGAAATATCAGACAAATGTCGGTATAAAAAAGGTGTTCAACATGGCAAGCTTCATACTAGTTTGTGCCGGATTACCTGCTGTCCTAGAGGAAGACGACATCTTTGTCCCACTTGGGGGTTTGGTCGAAACGTTAAACTTTCAGCCACATTAATAACTATAGAACAGGGTATAAATATCAACGATTACGTTGGAAATGTATGGCATTCGTGTTAACTAGCATTTCCGTATACATAACGCTCGAATAAgaatccattaaaaaaaaattgcatacaCAAACTGGGTATTGATCGCTGTTCTGGAATAAATATCGTTAATACAACAAAAATAGACTCGCTCTATGTAACAATTGTTTTTGTATCTCCTTTACAAAATATTACAAGGTAACGTACAAGTaaaattggttaaaaaaaataacaaaaagcaCCACACACTGAGCAAGAGCAAAAGTGATAgaaagcaagaaaagaaaaggggaaattgaaggagaaCTAAATTCAGAAACCACAATCGCCTGCTCAGCTAGCTAAATGGCTAGGAGAGTTGTTGAACATGGTGTGCCACATAAATGCCCGGGAAAGCACCATCTCAAGCTCCTGGTGAGTCCAGTTCTCTGTTGGAAGGTGTTGAAGAAACATTACCAATTCTTGGAAATCAAGTTTCTGGAGTTTGTCTGACCACTAAAGGGaacaagtaaaaagaaaattcagtTTCTACTAAATTAATCATTGCCAAAAGCAAGAATGTCTAAATAATGTAAGCAACTATACATAAATTCAGCAGGAAACAAAGAAATGCATAAAAGATTGTGTGTTTAGCAGTGGCAGACTGGTAGTAGACAAGCAGGAAATACAGGTAGTATCCAGGAATGCTAGAATTGCATCCTTTGTAAAGCAATTTTAATGCACATTGGACATAAGCTAACCAATTTTAATTCACAGAAGGAAATATCTACAAAAGGCATTTGTTTAACTAAAGTGGTAGAATGTGGTGCAAAAGCAAAAGACAAGTGTATGTTATGGCAAAGAAAAATGCAAATCATGCCTAGCTTTATCTTACCATGCCAGAAGAATCAAGGAAATATCCGTTAACAAATTGACCAATAAAGACTATTCACAATCAGCACAGCTACAAgatgaatcaaattcaaatagATTATGTGAAAATGCCAAGAAAAGCTAGCTCACCGTTAGAAGGAAGCTGGCAAATATATATACTAGGAAGTCTGGTAAGGCATCTCCTTCAGCTAAATATGTGTCCCAAAGGCGTGTGATGAGATGGAATGGTATCTAATTACATAATCAGACATCATTAGTAAAAAAGCACAAAATCATCCCATATTTATCCCAGACCAATGTTTTCATTCTGTCATGTTATCAATTATATGTATGTTCTTGAGAAAATTTTCCCACTTATAGTTATAAGAATATCCTTGCAAACCTCACGGATGAGAAGACAGTTGAACCAGCGGAAAGCAAACTGAAGAAATTCAAGTCCCTGATCCTCGATGTGCCGCGAAACAGGCTCTGGTGCAGCTCAAAAGTTTCACTACATCAGATTACATTTGAATACATAcaaataactatatatatagcaACAAAAATAAGGAGAAGGTTTGGTAATTCATTCTATGAATTCCTTATAAATGAGATGATGATCAAATTTTGACACTTCCATGTAAAGGCAAATAGTAGGGAATGTCTGGTTGAATTTTTCAAGACATGGTGATACCCAAACAGATTATACTCTTCTATGTgggaaaaaaatccaaaataagcACACAGAATTTTAACCACAGTCATAAGTTATTTTACAAACACCCACTGGCCACCATAAAACATACTCATTTACACGTCAGGTTAAAGAATTTCAATAGGAAGAATTTAAGGCGGAAATTGAAGATGCTTTACAAACTATACAATGTGAACCACGTGaagttttcaaaagcttttttaCATTGCTATCTATACACCTATTTCTATTGCTGAGGGTAGAATGGTAATGTTACATGTTCTCAGCTTCTGTGGTTCACATTCTTCTCTTTGTTCTAATTGAAGGTGCAAAATATGCGAGTATTTTTACCATAAAAagtcaaaaataattattaatatgttgaCACAAACAGGGTAGAAGATTCATGTGAAACATGAAATATTCAACACACAAATAATATTGCTAAAATTTAGAATCAATGACACtttcaaaatagaaaatgaaacttaAGAATAGAAATGGtaccaaatcaataaaaaatagtgaggcatttaaatttcataaaactaTACAATGCTTGGAGGAAAACAAAAGGCCTTAGAAAAAGGTTACCATCAATCCTCCTGACCAATTCCTTCAACTTAAAAACAAGCCTCTGAATTCCAGGTTGAGCGAATGTGTAATGGTCTTGCATACCATCAAGCAACTTTGACAAGCACCAGTAGCAGTCAGCCTCTATATTAGAGATTATATCTGAAGATCAATCAGACATTGGACCATTATTGATATCCCCTTCAAATATTCTGATAAGAAACACCAAAAATGTGTACAAGATCATTATCCCCTGAACATATCCACTTGCAGGATGTCGAATGGCCCTGGTAAAAGATTGGGAATTGTGTtagtgaaacaaaataaaataacaaattagtaAGCATTTGTAAGTCAATGACAAGGGTTAAAGAGTTGCAGAGTTCTATCATGGATAAAGACTGAAGCCAGTACAATTCATGTCTGCATAATTGTTATATACACAGTATATACAGCAGCTTCTAAGCCGAGCTTATTCTCATCCCGCTGTCATTCTGTTATTGAGAGCTGTCAATTAGTTATACTGAATTGCTGATGATCAGCACTAGGATTTTGTTTTGTATAAAGACTAGTCACCTCTGTATTACCATTGAGATTTAATAACatcaaaaatcattttcagttttcaattcTCCCTATTTTTCTctctgctctctctctctctctacaatCCTATATTTTTTCACACTTTCTGTTCATAATTAATAGTTCAAATCACTCTGAGAGCAATGGACATAAAATGGGAAAGCTAGACCACAATGGTCTATTGTGATTCTGgcaccttttcttttttttcctaagtCATGGCTCAAAAATGCTGctaagaagaaagcaaaagcaTATAGTAAGACTAGATCAACTATTTCAAACATCTCCTGAATGCATAGTAAATATGCATCAGAAGTTAACCAACCATCTTGCTGATTTCTAGAAGGGTTGTGTGATCATGCCCCTCCCAAGGCCCCTCCTGAGTATCATGTGGTATCATAAAACAGTTACCAGTTTACCTAAAGGAGATGTAGCAACTTGGAAACACATTAATACCCAACTTTTTTCAGACTAGATTTAGCACAGTGCCCAAAAAGCAAGTATACGTCACACCTTATAAAACTGGTATGTACTCAAATGGTTGTCATATCTGTAATGGATACAGATCCAGTACCGTATTTGTTGGGTACATATTGGTGCATACCCAATACTTAGGAAGTCACATTGCATGACTTTCGTAGCCAAGCTAAGAGTCAtctttcaacttaaaaaaaaaactataacaaATAACACTTGACTAAGAATTATATCTGGCCAACAAATGGATAACAACAATATCTAACCATGCATAAAGAATACGTTCCAATGATTTCTGAACTTGCTGCTGCTGGAAGAATGGAACATCGGGAACAGTTCTTGGACAATCAACACCAATCTAACAAATATACAATGACAACAGTAAAAAACAAGGACAATATTTTCATGAATAATTAAGATAGGAATATATTAAACCTGGGAATACCTGACGAAGCATGTTGACCTCGTCATCTGAACGTTCTGTATCAGGAATATCATAATACTGAGAAATACAGTCAAGATACTCAAGGCGTTTCCTTCTTAGAACTCCCTCCCTTCTATCTGAATTAGGTGGTGCATATCCCTGTTGTCAGTATATCTTTAAATTTCCAGGAAGACAAAATGCTACCCATAAAAACACATGTAACTGTGGGTCAATAATGTTGACCCCTTACTCAAATAATTCTCTATAGTATAAATCACTTCAATTTTCTGTTCTAAAATCTTCTGTATCGTCTCATGGCAAAACATTTATGTAACAGCATCTTGATTTATTGTGAAAGAATATTCCCATGGCTCACCCTCCATGAACAAAAGTTTAATATAAGGCATcgtcaaaataaaataagaatccACAAAGTCCTGCAAATTTCTTATACGTACTACAAATCTCCTTATCAATGCCCTACATCGGAGGCATGAGCTAGAGCTAGAGCAAGAGAAATAGATAAAGGTCATAGAGCTTACCAACAGAAGTCTCCACACTTTAGGACGCATATTGTCTGGAACACCACTCCAAGCTAATTCCCGCAACTTGTCTACAATATAGATTTCAAGGAGGAAATGCTTTATTGTGGTAGATAACCCTAAATTTCCAAAAGGCTTAATgtcttaaaaaaaaggaaaagatcaaaTTCAAGTTATGTGTGATATCATGGGCATGGTTCAATTTCTGttgcaatttatttttgaaCCTTACTGTCAAAATTATCTATCAGGAAAAGGCAACCACATTGTGGGTATGTTCATATGAACACACAGCTAATAATTCCACAAATGAATGCAGCAAAGTAGGAGTTACAAGGAAGAAGCCAATGAAGGACacaaaaacaaatagaaatatAGAAAGTTAAAATACCTAATATAACCACAGTCCCTGAAAGCACCTTAGTGAACTTCATAACTCTTGCAGAATCTGTAGCTCTAGCACCCATCGTAGACTTACGGAATTCTTCAGGCGGGCTCCCTCCAAGGGAGGTCGACACTTTTAGCTTACTGGCATTGGCAATACTAATTGGTTTGCTTGTACTCTGAAATTCCTCCTGCATCAAGAGTAGAAGTCCCACTTGATGAACTGATCCCCACCACTCATGTCAGTCTTATAAATACACATACTATGAAATGATATAGTTATGAACAATACTAATATCACCTCTACTGCCCCAGATGTGTGATCACTTGTGCCAGCATCATTGTGAGAAAAGCTCCTTTTGTAATTTGGTGAGGATGCCTTCGAGTTTGAGTTAT harbors:
- the LOC100781742 gene encoding membrane-associated 30 kDa protein, chloroplastic-like isoform X1, which gives rise to MQSYANAVLSSFEDPEKILEQAVLEMNDDLTKMRQATAQVLASQKRLENKYKAAQQASEEWYRKAQLALQKGEEDLAREALKRRKSYADNASSLKAQLDQQKTVVENLVSNTRLLESKIQEARSKKDTLKARAQSAKTATKVSEMLGNVNTSSALSAFEKMEEKVLAMESQAEALGQLTSDDLEGKFALLEGSSVDDDLANLKKELSGASKKGDLPPGRSTTSANTGIPFRDAEIELELDQLRQRAKEF
- the LOC100781742 gene encoding Membrane-associated 30 kDa protein, chloroplastic-like (The RefSeq protein has 2 substitutions compared to this genomic sequence): MAAKLQIFTGLPPAPFQSSSSSTLCVLKKPLTTSFFGTARVEVLKLRVMRIVKPTRGGGALGARMNLFDRFARVVKSYANAVLSSFEDPEKILEQAVLEMNDDLTKMRQATAQVLASQKRLENKYKAAQQASEEWYRKAQLALQKGEEDLAREALKRRKSYADNASSLKAQLDQQKTVVENLVSNTRLLESKIQEARSKKDTLKARAQSAKTATKVSEMLGNVNTSSALSAFEKMEGKVLAMESQAEALGQLTSDDLEGKFALLEGSSVDDDPANLKKELSGASKKGDLPPGRSTTSANTGIPFRDAEIELELDQLRQRAKEF
- the LOC100784939 gene encoding peptidyl-prolyl cis-trans isomerase FKBP16-3, chloroplastic produces the protein MTSLDMPTMASSLLLPLGSTCGRSPSFTPQSILVDKLRRLVVKVKSSETRECTTAMFNANSRRDFLGLALGVSGGLFMGSLDANGAGLPPEEKPKLCDDTCEKELENVPTVTTGSGLQYKDIKVGQGPSPPIGFQVAANYVAMVPSGQIFDSSLEKGQPYIFRVGSGQVIQGLDEGILSMKVGGKRRLYIPGSLAFPKGLTSAPGRPRVAPSSPVIFDVSLEYIPGLEVDEE